From Cronobacter turicensis z3032, the proteins below share one genomic window:
- the yjiA gene encoding Uncharacterized GTP-binding protein yjiA, whose amino-acid sequence MQPVAVTLLTGFLGAGKTTLLRHILEADHGYKIAVIENEFGETPIDSEILGSRATQMKTLSNGCICCTRSQELESALLDLLELLDGGVSPFDRVIIECTGMADPGPIIQTFFSHDTLCERYLLDGVITLVDAVHAGQQMDRYALAQSQIGYADRILLTKTDVAGEDEALLARLRRINARAPVHPVAHGEVDLGLIFDTQGFMLEERIVQPAPRFHFAAPAQTDITSIVVNFDYPVALDAISRVMEGLLLQFADNLMRYKGMLFIKDEPRRLLFQGVQRLYSADWDREWSGDETPRSTLVFIGAHLPEDEIRAAFAALAPGE is encoded by the coding sequence ATGCAACCTGTTGCGGTCACGCTGTTAACCGGCTTTCTCGGCGCCGGAAAAACCACGCTGCTGCGTCATATCCTTGAGGCCGATCACGGCTACAAAATCGCGGTGATTGAAAACGAATTCGGCGAAACGCCCATCGACAGCGAGATCCTCGGCAGCCGCGCCACACAAATGAAAACGCTCAGCAATGGCTGCATCTGCTGCACCCGTTCGCAGGAGCTGGAATCAGCGCTGCTCGATTTACTGGAGCTGCTGGACGGCGGCGTCAGCCCGTTTGATCGCGTCATTATCGAATGCACCGGCATGGCGGACCCCGGCCCCATTATCCAGACGTTTTTCTCCCACGACACCCTGTGTGAACGCTACCTGCTGGATGGCGTCATCACGCTGGTGGACGCGGTGCACGCCGGGCAGCAGATGGACCGCTACGCGCTGGCGCAGTCGCAAATCGGTTACGCCGATCGCATTCTGCTCACTAAAACCGACGTGGCGGGCGAAGACGAAGCCTTGCTGGCCCGCCTGCGCCGCATTAACGCGCGCGCGCCGGTGCATCCGGTGGCGCATGGCGAGGTGGATCTGGGCCTGATTTTCGACACGCAGGGCTTTATGCTGGAAGAGCGCATCGTACAGCCCGCGCCGCGCTTTCACTTCGCGGCTCCCGCGCAGACTGATATCACATCCATTGTGGTGAATTTTGATTATCCGGTGGCGCTGGATGCGATTTCCCGCGTGATGGAAGGGCTGCTGTTGCAGTTCGCCGACAATCTCATGCGATACAAAGGGATGCTGTTTATTAAAGACGAGCCGCGCCGCCTGCTGTTCCAGGGCGTCCAGCGACTTTACAGCGCCGACTGGGACCGCGAATGGTCGGGCGACGAAACGCCGCGAAGCACGCTGGTGTTTATCGGCGCGCACCTGCCGGAAGACGAGATCCGCGCCGCTTTCGCCGCACTGGCGCCGGGGGAGTGA
- the crtB gene encoding Phytoene synthase: MSDKPLLTHATETIEAGSKSFATASKLFDAKTRRSALMLYAWCRHCDDVTDGQTLGFKATDAPTDTPQARIALLRALTLEAYAGKPMREPNFAAFQEVALEHQIPPALALDHLEGFAMDVRDERYHTFDDTLRYCYHVAGVVGLMMARVMGVRDEAVLDRACDLGLAFQLTNIARDIVEDAAIGRCYLPEAWLKEEGLRADTLADRARRPALARLAARLVEEAEPYYASARAGLAGLPLRSAWAIATAHGVYREIGVKVKRAGVNAWDKRQGTSKAEKLALLAKGAAMAVSSRGAASSPRPSALWQRPHAQDDHYAHATPPAA; this comes from the coding sequence ATGAGTGACAAACCGCTGCTGACGCACGCGACTGAAACCATCGAAGCAGGCTCGAAAAGCTTTGCCACCGCCTCGAAACTGTTCGATGCGAAAACCCGGCGCAGCGCGCTGATGCTCTACGCCTGGTGCCGCCACTGCGATGACGTCACCGACGGCCAGACGCTCGGTTTTAAGGCGACGGATGCGCCCACCGACACCCCACAGGCGCGCATCGCCCTGCTGCGCGCATTGACGCTTGAAGCTTACGCGGGCAAACCGATGCGCGAGCCGAATTTCGCGGCGTTTCAGGAAGTTGCGCTGGAACATCAGATCCCGCCCGCGCTGGCGCTCGATCATCTGGAAGGCTTCGCGATGGACGTGCGCGACGAGCGCTATCACACCTTTGATGACACGCTGCGCTACTGCTATCACGTGGCGGGCGTGGTGGGGCTGATGATGGCGCGCGTGATGGGCGTGCGCGATGAGGCCGTGCTGGATCGCGCCTGCGATCTGGGCCTCGCGTTTCAGCTCACCAACATTGCGCGGGATATTGTCGAGGATGCCGCCATCGGGCGCTGTTATCTGCCTGAAGCGTGGCTTAAAGAGGAAGGACTGCGCGCTGACACGCTGGCAGACCGCGCGCGCCGCCCGGCGCTGGCGCGTCTCGCCGCGCGGCTGGTGGAGGAAGCGGAGCCGTATTACGCCTCGGCGCGGGCCGGGCTTGCCGGACTGCCGCTGCGCAGCGCCTGGGCTATCGCCACCGCGCATGGGGTCTACCGGGAGATCGGCGTGAAGGTGAAACGCGCGGGCGTCAACGCGTGGGATAAGCGTCAGGGCACCAGCAAGGCCGAGAAACTGGCCCTGCTGGCGAAAGGCGCCGCAATGGCCGTCAGCTCTCGCGGCGCGGCGTCGTCGCCTCGTCCTTCGGCGCTCTGGCAGCGGCCGCACGCGCAGGACGACCATTACGCTCACGCAACACCGCCTGCAGCTTAG
- the tar gene encoding Methyl-accepting chemotaxis protein II yields the protein MTRNITRPLRETLDVANRIAQGDLTVTVSSLRRDEPGLLMQAVGTMNDSLKSIITRVRHGVDNVSRASSEIAAGNIDLSSRTEEQSAAVVQTAASMEELTSTVKETAGNAQQASQLAAQASSNADRGGKVVNEVVETMRNIQASSGKIADIISVINGIAFQTNILALNAAVEAARAGEQGRGFAVVAGEVRTLASRSATAAKEIGALITEANQRVENGAQLVASAGEAMEDIVGSVAQVREIMDEIARACTEQSRGIAQIGQAMSEMDTTTQQNAALVEESSAAASSLEEQARELEQMVAIFNVGTAAPRPSAPAAAPVVMTAPAPKALAVAGAQGDWEHF from the coding sequence ATTACCCGTAATATCACTCGCCCGCTGCGTGAAACGTTAGATGTGGCGAACCGCATCGCGCAGGGCGATCTGACCGTGACCGTCTCTTCGCTGCGCCGCGACGAACCGGGCCTGCTGATGCAGGCGGTCGGCACCATGAACGACAGCCTGAAGAGCATCATTACCCGCGTGCGTCACGGCGTGGATAACGTTTCGCGCGCGTCGTCGGAAATCGCCGCCGGGAATATCGATCTCTCATCGCGCACCGAAGAACAGTCCGCCGCTGTGGTACAGACCGCCGCGAGCATGGAAGAACTGACCTCGACCGTGAAAGAAACCGCCGGTAACGCCCAGCAGGCGAGCCAGCTGGCGGCGCAGGCTTCCTCCAACGCCGATCGCGGCGGGAAAGTCGTGAACGAAGTGGTCGAGACGATGCGTAATATTCAGGCAAGCTCCGGGAAAATCGCCGATATCATCAGCGTCATTAACGGTATCGCGTTCCAGACCAACATCCTGGCGCTGAACGCCGCCGTGGAAGCCGCGCGCGCTGGCGAGCAGGGCCGCGGGTTTGCCGTAGTGGCGGGTGAAGTCCGCACGCTGGCAAGCCGCAGCGCCACGGCCGCCAAAGAGATTGGCGCGCTTATCACTGAAGCGAACCAGCGCGTTGAAAACGGCGCTCAGCTGGTAGCGAGCGCGGGCGAGGCGATGGAAGATATCGTCGGCTCCGTCGCCCAGGTGCGTGAGATTATGGATGAGATTGCCCGCGCCTGTACGGAACAGAGCCGCGGCATCGCCCAGATTGGCCAGGCGATGTCGGAAATGGACACCACGACCCAGCAGAACGCCGCGCTGGTGGAGGAGTCGTCCGCGGCAGCCTCGTCGCTCGAAGAGCAGGCGCGCGAACTGGAGCAGATGGTCGCCATCTTTAACGTCGGCACCGCCGCGCCGCGCCCTTCGGCGCCCGCCGCCGCCCCTGTCGTCATGACTGCGCCTGCGCCCAAAGCGCTCGCCGTGGCAGGCGCCCAGGGCGACTGGGAACACTTTTAA
- the yggN gene encoding Uncharacterized protein yggN, which produces MRKALLGVLLVTAMQAQAEYKCSVTPRDDVVLKPQHVQVVGENGDLVIGPDGAVQFNGKPVTLSAAQRQQALDYQKALRATLPWVDQGALSRVEKGRVALDKIIAKEVGENSSMRGRLTKLDAQLKTQMNRIIEHRDDGLTFHYKAIDQVRADGQQLVNQAMGGILQDSINEMGAKAVLKGGGNPLQGVLGSLGGLQTAIQNEWKNQEADFQQFGREVCTRTIQLEEQRQALVGSLK; this is translated from the coding sequence ATGCGTAAAGCGCTGCTGGGCGTATTGCTGGTGACGGCGATGCAGGCCCAGGCGGAATACAAATGCAGCGTCACGCCGCGCGACGACGTGGTGCTTAAGCCTCAGCATGTGCAGGTGGTGGGCGAAAACGGCGACCTGGTCATCGGCCCTGACGGCGCGGTGCAGTTTAACGGCAAGCCGGTAACGCTTTCCGCAGCCCAGCGCCAGCAGGCGCTCGACTACCAGAAAGCGCTGCGCGCCACGCTGCCGTGGGTCGATCAGGGCGCGCTGTCGCGCGTTGAGAAAGGCCGCGTCGCGCTGGATAAAATCATCGCCAAAGAGGTGGGTGAAAACAGCAGCATGCGCGGGCGTCTTACAAAACTCGACGCCCAGCTAAAAACGCAGATGAACCGAATCATTGAGCATCGCGACGACGGGCTGACGTTCCACTATAAAGCTATCGATCAGGTGCGCGCCGACGGCCAGCAGCTGGTGAATCAGGCGATGGGCGGCATTCTGCAGGACAGCATTAACGAAATGGGCGCCAAAGCGGTGCTGAAAGGCGGCGGCAACCCGCTGCAAGGCGTGCTCGGGAGCCTGGGCGGCCTGCAAACCGCCATCCAGAACGAATGGAAAAACCAGGAGGCGGATTTCCAGCAGTTTGGCCGTGAAGTCTGTACCCGCACCATTCAGCTCGAAGAACAGCGTCAGGCGCTGGTGGGCAGCTTAAAGTAA
- the trmB gene encoding tRNA (guanine-N(7)-)-methyltransferase — MDNARFLNHYSNRLIAMNNDVISPEFDENGRPLRRIRSFVRRQGRLTKGQQHALDHYWPVMGVEYSAEPLDLVALFGRDAPVTLEIGFGMGSSLVEMAKTNPQQNFLGIEVHSPGVGACLSAAHEEGVENLRVMCHDAVEVLEKMIPDGSLHMVQLFFPDPWHKARHNKRRIVQAPFAQLVLSKLQPGGVFHMATDWEPYAEHMLEVMSSVEGYENLSPTQDYVPRPASRPVTKFEQRGHRLGHGVWDLMFGRVK; from the coding sequence TTGGATAATGCCCGTTTCCTGAACCACTACTCAAACAGACTAATCGCCATGAATAACGACGTCATTTCACCGGAATTTGATGAAAACGGTCGCCCGCTGCGCCGTATTCGCAGCTTCGTCCGCCGCCAGGGGCGCCTGACCAAAGGGCAGCAGCACGCGCTGGACCACTACTGGCCGGTGATGGGCGTTGAATATAGCGCAGAGCCGCTCGATCTCGTCGCGCTGTTTGGCCGCGACGCGCCGGTCACGCTGGAAATCGGCTTCGGCATGGGTTCGTCGCTGGTGGAGATGGCGAAAACCAATCCGCAGCAGAATTTTTTAGGCATTGAAGTGCACTCGCCGGGCGTGGGCGCGTGCCTGAGCGCCGCCCATGAAGAGGGCGTCGAAAACCTGCGGGTGATGTGTCATGACGCGGTGGAAGTGCTGGAGAAAATGATCCCGGACGGCTCGCTGCATATGGTGCAGCTCTTTTTCCCGGATCCGTGGCACAAAGCGCGCCATAATAAGCGCCGTATCGTACAGGCGCCGTTCGCGCAGCTGGTTCTGAGCAAATTACAGCCCGGCGGCGTCTTCCATATGGCGACCGACTGGGAACCTTATGCTGAACATATGCTCGAAGTAATGTCTTCGGTGGAAGGATATGAGAACCTGTCCCCGACTCAGGATTATGTACCGCGCCCGGCTTCACGCCCGGTGACCAAATTTGAACAGCGTGGCCATCGTCTTGGCCACGGCGTATGGGACTTAATGTTCGGGAGAGTAAAATAA
- the yjiY gene encoding Inner membrane protein yjiY: protein MDKKTVMKHLPWALLGVLGAFCLAVVALRRGESISALWIVVASVSVYLVAYRYYSLYIASRVMKLDPTRATPAVINNDGLNYVPTNRYVLFGHHFAAIAGAGPLVGPVLAAQMGYLPGTLWLLAGVVLAGAVQDFMVLFISSRRNGASLGEMIKEEMGPVPGTIALFGCFLIMIIILAVLALIVVKALAESPWGVFTVCSTVPIALFMGIYMRFLRPGRVGEVSVIGVVLLVASIWFGGVIAADPYWGPALTFKDTTITYALVGYAFVSALLPVWLILAPRDYLATFLKIGVIVGLAVGILILNPELKMPAVTQYIDGTGPLWKGALFPFLFITIACGAVSGFHALIASGTTPKLLANETDARFIGYGAMLMESFVAVMALVAASIIEPGLYFAMNTPPAGLGITMPNLHELGTDNAPLILAQLKDVSTHAAATVSAWGFVITPEQIMQTAKDIGEPSVLNRAGGAPTLAVGIAHVFHKIIPAADMGFWYHFGILFEALFILTALDAGTRSGRFMFQDLVGNFVPFLKKTDSLVAGIVGTAGCVGLWGYLLYQGVVDPLGGVKSLWPLFGISNQMLAAVALVLATVVLVKMKRTRYVWVTVVPAVWLLICTTWALGMKLFSDNPQMEGFFYMANEYKTRIAAGGAELTEQQVANMHHIVINNYTNAGLSILFLVVVYSIIFYGVRTVMKARHSAQPCAKETPYVPVPEGGVKTSSHH, encoded by the coding sequence ATGGACAAAAAAACAGTAATGAAACATCTGCCCTGGGCGCTTCTTGGCGTTCTCGGGGCCTTTTGCCTTGCCGTGGTGGCGCTACGTCGCGGCGAGAGTATCAGCGCCTTGTGGATTGTGGTGGCCTCGGTCTCCGTCTACCTGGTGGCTTATCGCTACTACAGCCTGTATATCGCCAGCCGCGTGATGAAGCTCGACCCTACGCGCGCGACCCCGGCGGTGATTAATAACGACGGGCTGAACTATGTGCCCACCAACCGCTACGTGCTGTTCGGCCACCATTTCGCCGCTATCGCGGGCGCGGGGCCGCTGGTCGGCCCGGTACTGGCCGCGCAGATGGGTTATCTGCCCGGCACGCTGTGGCTGCTCGCAGGCGTGGTGCTGGCGGGCGCGGTGCAGGATTTCATGGTGCTGTTTATCTCCTCGCGTCGTAACGGCGCCTCGCTTGGCGAGATGATCAAAGAGGAGATGGGGCCGGTGCCGGGCACTATCGCGCTGTTCGGCTGCTTCTTGATCATGATTATCATCCTGGCGGTGCTGGCGCTGATTGTCGTCAAAGCGCTGGCGGAGAGCCCGTGGGGCGTCTTTACCGTCTGCTCGACGGTGCCTATCGCGCTGTTTATGGGCATCTACATGCGCTTTCTGCGCCCTGGCCGGGTGGGTGAAGTGTCGGTCATTGGCGTGGTGCTGCTGGTGGCGTCTATCTGGTTTGGCGGCGTGATCGCAGCCGATCCGTACTGGGGCCCGGCGCTGACCTTTAAAGACACCACCATCACCTACGCGCTGGTGGGTTATGCGTTTGTCTCCGCCCTGCTGCCGGTGTGGCTGATTCTGGCGCCGCGCGACTACCTGGCGACGTTCCTGAAAATCGGCGTCATTGTCGGCCTGGCGGTGGGCATTCTGATCCTCAACCCGGAACTGAAAATGCCTGCCGTGACGCAGTACATCGACGGCACCGGGCCGCTGTGGAAAGGCGCGCTGTTCCCGTTCCTGTTTATTACTATCGCCTGCGGCGCGGTCTCCGGCTTCCATGCGCTGATCGCCTCCGGCACCACGCCGAAACTGCTGGCGAACGAAACCGACGCGCGCTTTATCGGCTATGGCGCGATGCTGATGGAATCCTTCGTCGCCGTGATGGCGCTGGTGGCGGCCTCTATCATCGAACCGGGTCTCTATTTCGCGATGAATACCCCGCCCGCCGGGCTTGGCATCACGATGCCGAACCTGCATGAGCTGGGCACCGATAACGCGCCGCTGATCCTGGCGCAACTGAAAGATGTGTCTACCCATGCGGCGGCGACCGTGAGCGCCTGGGGCTTCGTGATTACGCCTGAGCAGATCATGCAGACCGCCAAAGATATCGGCGAACCGTCTGTACTGAACCGCGCGGGCGGCGCGCCGACGCTGGCGGTCGGTATCGCCCACGTGTTCCATAAGATAATCCCGGCCGCGGATATGGGCTTCTGGTATCACTTCGGGATCCTGTTCGAGGCGCTGTTTATCCTGACCGCACTGGACGCCGGCACCCGTTCGGGCCGCTTTATGTTCCAGGATCTGGTGGGTAACTTTGTGCCGTTCCTGAAGAAAACCGATTCGCTGGTGGCGGGTATCGTCGGCACCGCGGGCTGCGTCGGCCTGTGGGGGTATCTGCTCTATCAGGGCGTGGTCGACCCGCTTGGCGGCGTGAAGAGCCTGTGGCCGCTGTTCGGCATCTCTAACCAGATGCTGGCCGCCGTGGCGCTGGTGCTGGCGACCGTGGTGCTGGTGAAGATGAAGCGCACCCGTTATGTGTGGGTGACCGTGGTGCCTGCGGTGTGGCTGCTTATCTGCACCACCTGGGCGCTCGGGATGAAGCTTTTTAGCGATAACCCGCAGATGGAAGGCTTCTTCTACATGGCGAACGAGTACAAAACGCGTATCGCCGCAGGCGGCGCGGAGCTGACCGAGCAGCAGGTAGCCAACATGCACCATATCGTTATTAACAACTACACCAACGCGGGCCTGAGCATTCTGTTCCTGGTGGTGGTGTACAGCATCATTTTCTACGGCGTTCGCACCGTGATGAAGGCGCGTCATTCAGCGCAGCCCTGCGCGAAAGAAACGCCTTATGTACCGGTGCCGGAAGGCGGCGTGAAAACGTCGTCACACCATTAA
- a CDS encoding Probable Fe(2+)-trafficking protein — protein sequence MSRTIFCTFLQRDAEGQDFQLYPGELGKRIYNEISKEAWAQWQKTQTMLINEKKLNMMNPEHRKLLEQEMVNFLFEGKNVHIEGYTPPEQQ from the coding sequence ATGAGCAGAACTATTTTTTGTACTTTTCTTCAGCGCGACGCCGAAGGCCAGGATTTCCAGCTCTATCCGGGCGAACTGGGTAAGCGTATCTATAACGAAATCTCGAAAGAAGCCTGGGCGCAATGGCAGAAGACGCAGACCATGCTTATCAACGAGAAAAAACTCAATATGATGAACCCGGAGCATCGCAAGCTGCTGGAGCAGGAGATGGTGAATTTCCTGTTTGAAGGCAAAAATGTGCACATCGAAGGCTACACGCCGCCGGAACAACAGTAA
- the crtI gene encoding Phytoene dehydrogenase — MTKTVVIGSGFGGLALAIRLQAAGVPTLLLEQRDKPGGRAYVYEDQGFTFDAGPTVITDPSAIEELFTLAGKNIADYVDLLPVTPFYRLCWENGQVFNYDNDQASLEAQIARFNPRDVEGYRQFLAYSQAVFKEGYLKLGAVPFLSFRDMLRAGPQLARLQAWRSVYGMVSKFIQDDHLRQAFSFHSLLVGGNPFATSSIYTLIHALERQWGVWFARGGTGALVQGLVKLFTDLGGEIELNAKVTRLDTQGDKISGVTLADGRHIPARAVASNADVVHTYSHLLGHHPRGVAQAASLRRKRMSNSLFVLYFGLNHHHSQLAHHTVCFGPRYKELIEDIFKRDSLADDFSLYLHAPCVTDPSLAPPGCGSYYVLAPVPHLGTANLNWDVEGPRLRDRIFDYLEQHYMPGLRDQLVTHRMFTPFDFRDQLGAYHGSAFSVEPILTQSAWFRPHNRDGRIDNLYLVGAGTHPGAGIPGVIGSAKATAGLMLEGHA, encoded by the coding sequence ATGACTAAAACTGTTGTTATCGGGTCCGGCTTTGGCGGCCTGGCCCTGGCTATCCGCTTACAGGCGGCGGGCGTGCCCACCTTATTGCTGGAACAGCGCGATAAACCCGGCGGCCGAGCGTATGTCTATGAGGATCAGGGGTTTACTTTTGACGCCGGTCCGACGGTTATCACCGATCCCTCGGCTATAGAAGAGCTGTTCACGCTTGCCGGTAAAAACATCGCCGATTATGTCGATCTTTTACCCGTCACGCCGTTTTACCGCCTGTGCTGGGAGAACGGCCAGGTCTTTAACTACGACAACGATCAGGCGAGCCTTGAAGCGCAAATCGCCCGCTTTAACCCGCGCGACGTCGAAGGCTATCGCCAGTTCCTGGCATATTCACAGGCGGTCTTTAAAGAAGGCTATCTGAAGCTTGGCGCGGTGCCGTTCCTCTCGTTTCGCGATATGTTGCGCGCGGGGCCGCAGCTGGCGCGCCTTCAGGCCTGGCGCAGCGTCTACGGCATGGTGTCGAAATTTATCCAGGACGATCATCTGCGCCAGGCGTTCTCTTTTCATTCGCTGCTGGTGGGCGGCAATCCGTTCGCGACATCGTCTATCTATACGCTGATCCACGCGCTGGAGCGCCAGTGGGGCGTCTGGTTCGCCCGCGGCGGCACCGGCGCGCTGGTGCAGGGGCTGGTGAAGCTGTTTACCGATCTGGGCGGCGAAATCGAACTTAACGCCAAAGTCACGCGCCTCGACACCCAGGGCGATAAAATCAGCGGCGTGACGCTCGCCGACGGGCGACACATCCCCGCGCGCGCCGTGGCGTCGAATGCCGACGTGGTGCACACCTATAGCCATTTGCTGGGCCACCACCCGCGCGGCGTCGCGCAGGCGGCCTCGCTGCGCCGTAAGCGCATGAGCAACTCGCTGTTTGTGCTCTATTTCGGGCTTAATCACCACCACAGCCAGCTGGCGCACCACACCGTCTGCTTCGGGCCGCGCTACAAAGAACTGATCGAAGATATCTTCAAACGCGATTCACTCGCAGACGACTTCTCGCTCTATCTGCACGCGCCGTGCGTCACCGATCCGTCTCTGGCCCCGCCAGGCTGCGGCAGCTATTACGTGCTCGCGCCAGTGCCGCACCTCGGCACCGCGAACCTGAACTGGGATGTCGAAGGCCCGCGCCTGCGCGATCGGATTTTCGACTACCTGGAGCAGCACTACATGCCAGGCCTTCGCGATCAACTGGTGACGCACCGCATGTTCACGCCGTTCGATTTCCGCGACCAGCTCGGCGCCTATCATGGCTCGGCGTTTTCGGTGGAGCCTATCCTCACCCAGAGCGCCTGGTTCCGCCCGCATAACCGCGACGGTCGTATCGATAACCTCTATTTAGTCGGCGCGGGCACTCACCCCGGCGCGGGCATTCCGGGGGTTATCGGCTCGGCGAAGGCCACCGCCGGGCTGATGCTGGAGGGGCATGCATGA
- the mutY gene encoding A/G-specific adenine glycosylase encodes MMQAQQFSRQVLDWYDKYGRKTLPWQQEKTPYKVWLSEVMLQQTQVTTVIPYFERFMARFPDVTALANAPLDDVLHLWTGLGYYARARNLHKAAQQVATLHGGAFPETFEEVAALPGVGRSTAGAVLSLSLGKHFPILDGNVKRVLARCYAVEGWPGKKEVENRLWQISERVTPAEGVARFNQAMMDLGAMVCTRSKPKCEICPLNNGCEAFAHQSYAKYPGKKPKQMLPEKTGYFLLLQHEGSLFLQQRPPVGLWGGLYCFPQFESEAALREWLDSRGIAADGLTQLTAFRHTFSHFHLDIVPMWLGVQQTAACMDEASGLWYNLAQPPAVGLAAPVERLLQQVRAEPVASRPVRAIHED; translated from the coding sequence ATGATGCAGGCACAGCAGTTCTCCCGCCAGGTGCTCGACTGGTACGATAAATATGGGCGCAAAACCCTTCCCTGGCAGCAGGAGAAAACCCCTTACAAAGTATGGCTCTCGGAAGTCATGCTGCAACAAACGCAGGTTACCACCGTTATCCCTTATTTTGAGCGGTTTATGGCGCGCTTTCCTGACGTGACGGCGCTGGCTAACGCGCCGCTCGACGATGTGCTGCACCTGTGGACCGGCCTTGGCTACTACGCCCGCGCCCGCAATTTACATAAGGCGGCGCAGCAGGTGGCGACGCTGCACGGCGGCGCATTCCCCGAAACGTTCGAAGAGGTCGCCGCGCTGCCGGGCGTCGGGCGCTCCACCGCAGGCGCGGTGCTGTCGTTGTCGCTTGGCAAACATTTCCCTATCCTCGACGGCAACGTGAAACGCGTGCTGGCGCGCTGTTACGCGGTCGAAGGGTGGCCGGGTAAAAAGGAAGTGGAAAACCGCCTGTGGCAGATAAGCGAAAGGGTGACGCCCGCAGAAGGCGTGGCGCGCTTTAACCAGGCGATGATGGATCTCGGCGCGATGGTCTGCACCCGCTCGAAACCCAAATGCGAGATCTGCCCGCTCAATAATGGTTGCGAGGCGTTCGCCCACCAGAGCTATGCGAAGTACCCCGGCAAGAAGCCCAAACAAATGCTGCCGGAGAAAACCGGCTATTTTCTGCTGCTGCAGCATGAAGGCTCGCTCTTTTTACAGCAGCGCCCGCCGGTGGGCTTATGGGGCGGTCTGTACTGTTTCCCGCAGTTTGAGAGCGAAGCCGCGCTACGGGAATGGCTGGACTCGCGCGGCATTGCCGCAGACGGCCTGACGCAGCTCACCGCTTTTCGCCACACCTTCAGCCATTTCCATCTGGATATCGTGCCGATGTGGCTTGGCGTGCAGCAGACCGCCGCCTGCATGGATGAAGCGTCGGGTCTCTGGTATAACTTAGCGCAGCCGCCAGCGGTGGGCCTCGCCGCCCCCGTAGAGCGCCTGTTACAGCAAGTGCGCGCAGAGCCGGTGGCGTCCCGCCCCGTTCGCGCCATTCATGAGGATTGA
- the yjiX gene encoding Uncharacterized protein yjiX: protein MFGNLGQAKKYLGQAAKMLIGIPDYDNYVEHMKTNHPDKPYMTYDEFFRERQEARYGGSGEGGMRCC, encoded by the coding sequence ATGTTTGGTAACTTAGGGCAAGCGAAAAAATACCTGGGTCAGGCGGCAAAAATGCTGATTGGGATACCGGACTATGATAACTACGTTGAGCATATGAAGACCAATCACCCTGATAAACCGTACATGACCTATGACGAGTTCTTCCGCGAGCGCCAGGAAGCGCGCTACGGCGGAAGCGGCGAAGGCGGCATGCGCTGCTGCTGA
- the yggL gene encoding Uncharacterized protein yggL, with product MAKNRSRRLRKKMHIDEFQELGFTVTWRFPQGATDEQINTTVDELINEAIEPNGLAFGGSGNQAWEGLVFRQQIGKCTEEDREVVRKWLEARGMTDVQVSELVDIWWD from the coding sequence ATGGCGAAGAACCGTAGCCGTCGTCTGCGTAAGAAGATGCACATCGACGAATTTCAGGAACTGGGCTTTACGGTAACCTGGCGTTTCCCGCAAGGCGCCACGGATGAGCAGATCAATACCACGGTCGACGAGCTTATCAACGAGGCAATCGAGCCAAACGGTCTCGCCTTCGGCGGGAGCGGCAACCAGGCCTGGGAAGGGCTGGTGTTCCGCCAGCAGATCGGCAAATGCACCGAGGAAGATCGCGAAGTCGTGCGCAAATGGCTGGAAGCGCGCGGCATGACGGATGTCCAGGTCAGCGAACTGGTCGACATCTGGTGGGATTAA